In the genome of Parus major isolate Abel chromosome 2, Parus_major1.1, whole genome shotgun sequence, one region contains:
- the MYBL1 gene encoding myb-related protein A isoform X6: MAERRRSEEDDDFQYMDHDYEVPQQKGLKKICSKVKWTREEDERLKKLVEQNGTDDWAFIASHLQNRSDFQCQHRWQKVLNPELIKGPWTKEEDQRVIELVQKYGPKRWSLIAKHLKGRIGKQCRERWHNHLNPEVKKSSWTEEEDRIIYEAHKRLGNRWAEIAKLLPGRTDNSIKNHWNSTMRRKVEQEGYLQSVIKSESASSAELQPQPCLTMEHLHTQNQFYVPVQTHIPAYQYASPEGSCLEHAPSSSNIVQQPFIDDDPDKEKKIKELELLLMSAENEIRRKQVSSQAGSLSCWSGNFIMEDCMPNTLSSLEEQTSDFYSMDETRITPVQQNSPPKYLGVEANRMLTPLQTIPEFAETLDLMEIDPVAWSDTCFELSEAVVSPVKPAPVKLMRLQHSEGAAECQYNVGVMLDGKNHSNISGDEETVFSTSSNLTKFSNPPAILRKKKRLRVGQSPVADLNDGLCNDAVNVALKRTPVKTLPFSPSQFFNTCSGNEQYNFENPAFTSTPICGQKVLITTPLHKEMTPQDQKENVGFRTPTMRRSLLGSTPRTPTPFKNALAAQEKKYGPLRLMSQPLAFSEEDIREVLKEETGTDIFPKEEDDTLYKNCKQEHNFSKKVRKSLVLDSQEKEEVGAQRLTEDNSLDVQSKNAYTTSLLMTPLLEIQDNRCNLSSEKQDTDPANKANAVIKKKLNACATKNVKMEKALQPNRDWEAVVYGKTEDQLIMTEQARRYLSTYTATNSSSRSLIL; this comes from the exons ATGGCGGAGAGACGGCGCAG TGAGGAAGATGATGACTTTCAATATATGGATCATGACTATGAAGTACCACAGCAAAAAGGTTTGAAGAAGATATGTAGCAAGGTGAAATGGACCCGTGAAGAG GATGAAAGGCTAAAGAAGCTGGTGGAACAAAATGGTACAGATGATTGGGCTTTCATTGCTAGTCATCTACAA AATCGTTCAGATTTTCAGTGCCAGCATCGATGGCAGAAGGTACTAAACCCAGAGTTGATTAAAGGTCCATGGACTAAAGAAGAAGATCAGAGG GTTATTGAATTAGTTCAGAAGTATGGTCCAAAGCGCTGGTCTCTAATTGCAAAACACCTGAAAGGAAGAATAGGCAAGCAATGCAGAGAAAGATGGCATAACCACCTCAATCCTGAGGTAAAAAAGTCTTCGTGGACAGAAGAAGAAGACAGAATAATCTATGAAGCTCACAAGCGTTTGGGAAACCGATGGGCTGAAATAGCAAAACTTCTTCCTGGAAG gactgataattcaattaaaaatcacTGGAATTCAACAATGCGAAGAAAGGTGGAACAGGAAGGATATTTACAAAGCGTTATAAAATCTGAAAGTGCTAGTTCTGCTGAACTTCAGCCCCAGCCTTGTCTGACTATGGAGCACTTGCACACTCAGAATCAGTTTTATGTGCCTGTTCAGACACAT ATTCCAGCATATCAGTATGCCTCACCAGAAGGTAGCTGTCTAGAACATGCTCCATCTTCTTCCAACATAGTTCAG CAGCCATTTATTGATGATGATCCtgataaggaaaagaaaataaaggaacttGAATTGCTACTTATGTCAGCAGAGAatgaaatcagaagaaaacaagtgtCTTCT CAAGCTGGAAGCTTGTCTTGTTGGTCTGGAAATTTTATCATGGAGGATTGTATGCCTAATACACTAAGTAGCCTTGAGGAACAAACAAGTGATTTCTACAGCATGGATGAGACCCGCATCACACCTGTTCAGCAGAATTCACCACCTAAGTATTTGGGTGTAGAAGCAAATAGAATGTTAACACCTCTACAAACCATTCCAGAATTTGCAGAGACACTAGATCTTATGGAAATT GATCCAGTAGCATGGAGTGATACCTGTTTTGAGCTGTCTGAGGCTGTTGTATCCCCTGTCAAGCCAGCTCCAGTAAAACTAATGCGGCTTCAACACAGTGAGGGGGCTGCCGAGTGCCAGTATAATGTCGGCGTTATGCTTGATGGCAAAAACCACAGTAACATCAGTGGGGATGAGGAAACAGTTTTTTCAACATCCTCAAACTTAACTAAGTTCAGCAATCCACCTGCTatcctgaggaagaaaaagaggttaCGTGTTGGGCAGTCCCCGGTTGCTGATCTGAATGACGGCTTGTGTAACGATGCCGTCAATGTTGCACTAAAGCGGACGCCAGTGAAAACACTACCGTTTTCTCCATCACAG TTTTTCAACACTTGCTCTGGAAATGAACAATATAACTTTGAAAATCCTGCGTTTACATCAACTCCAATCTGTGGGCAGAAAGTTCTTATTACGACTCCTCTACACAAGGAAATGACACCACAagatcaaaaggaaaatgtggg TTTTAGAACTCCCACAATGAGAAGATCTCTTTTGGGTTCAACACCAAGGACACCaactccttttaaaaatgctttggctgctcaggaaaaaaaatatggtccCCTCAGACTCATG TCACAACCACTTGCCTTCTCGGAGGAAGACATTAGGGAAGTTTTGAAAGAGGAAACTGGAACAGATATATTTCCCAAGGAGGAAGATGACACTTTGTATAAAAACTGCAAGCAGGAG cacAACTTTTctaaaaaagtcagaaaatcaCTGGTCCTAGattcacaggaaaaagaagaggttGGGGCCCAGCGCTTGACAGAAGATAATAGTTTAGATGTACAG TCAAAAAATGCATATACCACATCTTTATTAATGACACCATTGTTGGAAATACAGGACAACAGATGTAACCTGTCATCAGAAAAGCAGGATACAGATccagcaaacaaagcaaatgcaGTAATTAAGAAGAAACTGAATGCATGTGCtacaaaaaatgtcaaaatggaGAAAGCTCTTCAG CCAAATCGTGACTGGGAGGCAGTTGTTTATGGAAAAACAGAAGACCAGCTTATCATGACAGAACAAGCAAGAAGGTATCTGAGCACATATACAGCTACCAACAGCAGTTCAAGGTCTCTGATACTGTGA
- the MYBL1 gene encoding myb-related protein A isoform X2 produces the protein MAERRRSEEDDDFQYMDHDYEVPQQKGLKKICSKVKWTREEDERLKKLVEQNGTDDWAFIASHLQNRSDFQCQHRWQKVLNPELIKGPWTKEEDQRVIELVQKYGPKRWSLIAKHLKGRIGKQCRERWHNHLNPEVKKSSWTEEEDRIIYEAHKRLGNRWAEIAKLLPGRTDNSIKNHWNSTMRRKVEQEGYLQSVIKSESASSAELQPQPCLTMEHLHTQNQFYVPVQTHIPAYQYASPEGSCLEHAPSSSNIVQQPFIDDDPDKEKKIKELELLLMSAENEIRRKQVSSQAGSLSCWSGNFIMEDCMPNTLSSLEEQTSDFYSMDETRITPVQQNSPPKYLGVEANRMLTPLQTIPEFAETLDLMEIDPVAWSDTCFELSEAVVSPVKPAPVKLMRLQHSEGAAECQYNVGVMLDGKNHSNISGDEETVFSTSSNLTKFSNPPAILRKKKRLRVGQSPVADLNDGLCNDAVNVALKRTPVKTLPFSPSQFFNTCSGNEQYNFENPAFTSTPICGQKVLITTPLHKEMTPQDQKENVGFRTPTMRRSLLGSTPRTPTPFKNALAAQEKKYGPLRLMSQPLAFSEEDIREVLKEETGTDIFPKEEDDTLYKNCKQEHNFSKKVRKSLVLDSQEKEEVGAQRLTEDNSLDVQDNRCNLSSEKQDTDPANKANAVIKKKLNACATKNVKMEKALQPNRDWEAVVYGKTEDQLIMTEQARRYLSTYTATNSSSRSLIL, from the exons ATGGCGGAGAGACGGCGCAG TGAGGAAGATGATGACTTTCAATATATGGATCATGACTATGAAGTACCACAGCAAAAAGGTTTGAAGAAGATATGTAGCAAGGTGAAATGGACCCGTGAAGAG GATGAAAGGCTAAAGAAGCTGGTGGAACAAAATGGTACAGATGATTGGGCTTTCATTGCTAGTCATCTACAA AATCGTTCAGATTTTCAGTGCCAGCATCGATGGCAGAAGGTACTAAACCCAGAGTTGATTAAAGGTCCATGGACTAAAGAAGAAGATCAGAGG GTTATTGAATTAGTTCAGAAGTATGGTCCAAAGCGCTGGTCTCTAATTGCAAAACACCTGAAAGGAAGAATAGGCAAGCAATGCAGAGAAAGATGGCATAACCACCTCAATCCTGAGGTAAAAAAGTCTTCGTGGACAGAAGAAGAAGACAGAATAATCTATGAAGCTCACAAGCGTTTGGGAAACCGATGGGCTGAAATAGCAAAACTTCTTCCTGGAAG gactgataattcaattaaaaatcacTGGAATTCAACAATGCGAAGAAAGGTGGAACAGGAAGGATATTTACAAAGCGTTATAAAATCTGAAAGTGCTAGTTCTGCTGAACTTCAGCCCCAGCCTTGTCTGACTATGGAGCACTTGCACACTCAGAATCAGTTTTATGTGCCTGTTCAGACACAT ATTCCAGCATATCAGTATGCCTCACCAGAAGGTAGCTGTCTAGAACATGCTCCATCTTCTTCCAACATAGTTCAG CAGCCATTTATTGATGATGATCCtgataaggaaaagaaaataaaggaacttGAATTGCTACTTATGTCAGCAGAGAatgaaatcagaagaaaacaagtgtCTTCT CAAGCTGGAAGCTTGTCTTGTTGGTCTGGAAATTTTATCATGGAGGATTGTATGCCTAATACACTAAGTAGCCTTGAGGAACAAACAAGTGATTTCTACAGCATGGATGAGACCCGCATCACACCTGTTCAGCAGAATTCACCACCTAAGTATTTGGGTGTAGAAGCAAATAGAATGTTAACACCTCTACAAACCATTCCAGAATTTGCAGAGACACTAGATCTTATGGAAATT GATCCAGTAGCATGGAGTGATACCTGTTTTGAGCTGTCTGAGGCTGTTGTATCCCCTGTCAAGCCAGCTCCAGTAAAACTAATGCGGCTTCAACACAGTGAGGGGGCTGCCGAGTGCCAGTATAATGTCGGCGTTATGCTTGATGGCAAAAACCACAGTAACATCAGTGGGGATGAGGAAACAGTTTTTTCAACATCCTCAAACTTAACTAAGTTCAGCAATCCACCTGCTatcctgaggaagaaaaagaggttaCGTGTTGGGCAGTCCCCGGTTGCTGATCTGAATGACGGCTTGTGTAACGATGCCGTCAATGTTGCACTAAAGCGGACGCCAGTGAAAACACTACCGTTTTCTCCATCACAG TTTTTCAACACTTGCTCTGGAAATGAACAATATAACTTTGAAAATCCTGCGTTTACATCAACTCCAATCTGTGGGCAGAAAGTTCTTATTACGACTCCTCTACACAAGGAAATGACACCACAagatcaaaaggaaaatgtggg TTTTAGAACTCCCACAATGAGAAGATCTCTTTTGGGTTCAACACCAAGGACACCaactccttttaaaaatgctttggctgctcaggaaaaaaaatatggtccCCTCAGACTCATG TCACAACCACTTGCCTTCTCGGAGGAAGACATTAGGGAAGTTTTGAAAGAGGAAACTGGAACAGATATATTTCCCAAGGAGGAAGATGACACTTTGTATAAAAACTGCAAGCAGGAG cacAACTTTTctaaaaaagtcagaaaatcaCTGGTCCTAGattcacaggaaaaagaagaggttGGGGCCCAGCGCTTGACAGAAGATAATAGTTTAGATGTACAG GACAACAGATGTAACCTGTCATCAGAAAAGCAGGATACAGATccagcaaacaaagcaaatgcaGTAATTAAGAAGAAACTGAATGCATGTGCtacaaaaaatgtcaaaatggaGAAAGCTCTTCAG CCAAATCGTGACTGGGAGGCAGTTGTTTATGGAAAAACAGAAGACCAGCTTATCATGACAGAACAAGCAAGAAGGTATCTGAGCACATATACAGCTACCAACAGCAGTTCAAGGTCTCTGATACTGTGA
- the MYBL1 gene encoding myb-related protein A isoform X1, which yields MDHDYEVPQQKGLKKICSKVKWTREEDERLKKLVEQNGTDDWAFIASHLQNRSDFQCQHRWQKVLNPELIKGPWTKEEDQRVIELVQKYGPKRWSLIAKHLKGRIGKQCRERWHNHLNPEVKKSSWTEEEDRIIYEAHKRLGNRWAEIAKLLPGRTDNSIKNHWNSTMRRKVEQEGYLQSVIKSESASSAELQPQPCLTMEHLHTQNQFYVPVQTHIPAYQYASPEGSCLEHAPSSSNIVQQPFIDDDPDKEKKIKELELLLMSAENEIRRKQVSSQAGSLSCWSGNFIMEDCMPNTLSSLEEQTSDFYSMDETRITPVQQNSPPKYLGVEANRMLTPLQTIPEFAETLDLMEIDPVAWSDTCFELSEAVVSPVKPAPVKLMRLQHSEGAAECQYNVGVMLDGKNHSNISGDEETVFSTSSNLTKFSNPPAILRKKKRLRVGQSPVADLNDGLCNDAVNVALKRTPVKTLPFSPSQFFNTCSGNEQYNFENPAFTSTPICGQKVLITTPLHKEMTPQDQKENVGFRTPTMRRSLLGSTPRTPTPFKNALAAQEKKYGPLRLMSQPLAFSEEDIREVLKEETGTDIFPKEEDDTLYKNCKQEHNFSKKVRKSLVLDSQEKEEVGAQRLTEDNSLDVQSKNAYTTSLLMTPLLEIQDNRCNLSSEKQDTDPANKANAVIKKKLNACATKNVKMEKALQPNRDWEAVVYGKTEDQLIMTEQARRYLSTYTATNSSSRSLIL from the exons ATGGATCATGACTATGAAGTACCACAGCAAAAAGGTTTGAAGAAGATATGTAGCAAGGTGAAATGGACCCGTGAAGAG GATGAAAGGCTAAAGAAGCTGGTGGAACAAAATGGTACAGATGATTGGGCTTTCATTGCTAGTCATCTACAA AATCGTTCAGATTTTCAGTGCCAGCATCGATGGCAGAAGGTACTAAACCCAGAGTTGATTAAAGGTCCATGGACTAAAGAAGAAGATCAGAGG GTTATTGAATTAGTTCAGAAGTATGGTCCAAAGCGCTGGTCTCTAATTGCAAAACACCTGAAAGGAAGAATAGGCAAGCAATGCAGAGAAAGATGGCATAACCACCTCAATCCTGAGGTAAAAAAGTCTTCGTGGACAGAAGAAGAAGACAGAATAATCTATGAAGCTCACAAGCGTTTGGGAAACCGATGGGCTGAAATAGCAAAACTTCTTCCTGGAAG gactgataattcaattaaaaatcacTGGAATTCAACAATGCGAAGAAAGGTGGAACAGGAAGGATATTTACAAAGCGTTATAAAATCTGAAAGTGCTAGTTCTGCTGAACTTCAGCCCCAGCCTTGTCTGACTATGGAGCACTTGCACACTCAGAATCAGTTTTATGTGCCTGTTCAGACACAT ATTCCAGCATATCAGTATGCCTCACCAGAAGGTAGCTGTCTAGAACATGCTCCATCTTCTTCCAACATAGTTCAG CAGCCATTTATTGATGATGATCCtgataaggaaaagaaaataaaggaacttGAATTGCTACTTATGTCAGCAGAGAatgaaatcagaagaaaacaagtgtCTTCT CAAGCTGGAAGCTTGTCTTGTTGGTCTGGAAATTTTATCATGGAGGATTGTATGCCTAATACACTAAGTAGCCTTGAGGAACAAACAAGTGATTTCTACAGCATGGATGAGACCCGCATCACACCTGTTCAGCAGAATTCACCACCTAAGTATTTGGGTGTAGAAGCAAATAGAATGTTAACACCTCTACAAACCATTCCAGAATTTGCAGAGACACTAGATCTTATGGAAATT GATCCAGTAGCATGGAGTGATACCTGTTTTGAGCTGTCTGAGGCTGTTGTATCCCCTGTCAAGCCAGCTCCAGTAAAACTAATGCGGCTTCAACACAGTGAGGGGGCTGCCGAGTGCCAGTATAATGTCGGCGTTATGCTTGATGGCAAAAACCACAGTAACATCAGTGGGGATGAGGAAACAGTTTTTTCAACATCCTCAAACTTAACTAAGTTCAGCAATCCACCTGCTatcctgaggaagaaaaagaggttaCGTGTTGGGCAGTCCCCGGTTGCTGATCTGAATGACGGCTTGTGTAACGATGCCGTCAATGTTGCACTAAAGCGGACGCCAGTGAAAACACTACCGTTTTCTCCATCACAG TTTTTCAACACTTGCTCTGGAAATGAACAATATAACTTTGAAAATCCTGCGTTTACATCAACTCCAATCTGTGGGCAGAAAGTTCTTATTACGACTCCTCTACACAAGGAAATGACACCACAagatcaaaaggaaaatgtggg TTTTAGAACTCCCACAATGAGAAGATCTCTTTTGGGTTCAACACCAAGGACACCaactccttttaaaaatgctttggctgctcaggaaaaaaaatatggtccCCTCAGACTCATG TCACAACCACTTGCCTTCTCGGAGGAAGACATTAGGGAAGTTTTGAAAGAGGAAACTGGAACAGATATATTTCCCAAGGAGGAAGATGACACTTTGTATAAAAACTGCAAGCAGGAG cacAACTTTTctaaaaaagtcagaaaatcaCTGGTCCTAGattcacaggaaaaagaagaggttGGGGCCCAGCGCTTGACAGAAGATAATAGTTTAGATGTACAG TCAAAAAATGCATATACCACATCTTTATTAATGACACCATTGTTGGAAATACAGGACAACAGATGTAACCTGTCATCAGAAAAGCAGGATACAGATccagcaaacaaagcaaatgcaGTAATTAAGAAGAAACTGAATGCATGTGCtacaaaaaatgtcaaaatggaGAAAGCTCTTCAG CCAAATCGTGACTGGGAGGCAGTTGTTTATGGAAAAACAGAAGACCAGCTTATCATGACAGAACAAGCAAGAAGGTATCTGAGCACATATACAGCTACCAACAGCAGTTCAAGGTCTCTGATACTGTGA
- the MYBL1 gene encoding myb-related protein A isoform X7 → MAERRRSEEDDDFQYMDHDYEVPQQKGLKKICSKVKWTREEDERLKKLVEQNGTDDWAFIASHLQNRSDFQCQHRWQKVLNPELIKGPWTKEEDQRVIELVQKYGPKRWSLIAKHLKGRIGKQCRERWHNHLNPEVKKSSWTEEEDRIIYEAHKRLGNRWAEIAKLLPGRTDNSIKNHWNSTMRRKVEQEGYLQSVIKSESASSAELQPQPCLTMEHLHTQNQFYVPVQTHIPAYQYASPEGSCLEHAPSSSNIVQPFIDDDPDKEKKIKELELLLMSAENEIRRKQVSSQAGSLSCWSGNFIMEDCMPNTLSSLEEQTSDFYSMDETRITPVQQNSPPKYLGVEANRMLTPLQTIPEFAETLDLMEIDPVAWSDTCFELSEAVVSPVKPAPVKLMRLQHSEGAAECQYNVGVMLDGKNHSNISGDEETVFSTSSNLTKFSNPPAILRKKKRLRVGQSPVADLNDGLCNDAVNVALKRTPVKTLPFSPSQFFNTCSGNEQYNFENPAFTSTPICGQKVLITTPLHKEMTPQDQKENVGFRTPTMRRSLLGSTPRTPTPFKNALAAQEKKYGPLRLMSQPLAFSEEDIREVLKEETGTDIFPKEEDDTLYKNCKQEHNFSKKVRKSLVLDSQEKEEVGAQRLTEDNSLDVQSKNAYTTSLLMTPLLEIQDNRCNLSSEKQDTDPANKANAVIKKKLNACATKNVKMEKALQPNRDWEAVVYGKTEDQLIMTEQARRYLSTYTATNSSSRSLIL, encoded by the exons ATGGCGGAGAGACGGCGCAG TGAGGAAGATGATGACTTTCAATATATGGATCATGACTATGAAGTACCACAGCAAAAAGGTTTGAAGAAGATATGTAGCAAGGTGAAATGGACCCGTGAAGAG GATGAAAGGCTAAAGAAGCTGGTGGAACAAAATGGTACAGATGATTGGGCTTTCATTGCTAGTCATCTACAA AATCGTTCAGATTTTCAGTGCCAGCATCGATGGCAGAAGGTACTAAACCCAGAGTTGATTAAAGGTCCATGGACTAAAGAAGAAGATCAGAGG GTTATTGAATTAGTTCAGAAGTATGGTCCAAAGCGCTGGTCTCTAATTGCAAAACACCTGAAAGGAAGAATAGGCAAGCAATGCAGAGAAAGATGGCATAACCACCTCAATCCTGAGGTAAAAAAGTCTTCGTGGACAGAAGAAGAAGACAGAATAATCTATGAAGCTCACAAGCGTTTGGGAAACCGATGGGCTGAAATAGCAAAACTTCTTCCTGGAAG gactgataattcaattaaaaatcacTGGAATTCAACAATGCGAAGAAAGGTGGAACAGGAAGGATATTTACAAAGCGTTATAAAATCTGAAAGTGCTAGTTCTGCTGAACTTCAGCCCCAGCCTTGTCTGACTATGGAGCACTTGCACACTCAGAATCAGTTTTATGTGCCTGTTCAGACACAT ATTCCAGCATATCAGTATGCCTCACCAGAAGGTAGCTGTCTAGAACATGCTCCATCTTCTTCCAACATAGTTCAG CCATTTATTGATGATGATCCtgataaggaaaagaaaataaaggaacttGAATTGCTACTTATGTCAGCAGAGAatgaaatcagaagaaaacaagtgtCTTCT CAAGCTGGAAGCTTGTCTTGTTGGTCTGGAAATTTTATCATGGAGGATTGTATGCCTAATACACTAAGTAGCCTTGAGGAACAAACAAGTGATTTCTACAGCATGGATGAGACCCGCATCACACCTGTTCAGCAGAATTCACCACCTAAGTATTTGGGTGTAGAAGCAAATAGAATGTTAACACCTCTACAAACCATTCCAGAATTTGCAGAGACACTAGATCTTATGGAAATT GATCCAGTAGCATGGAGTGATACCTGTTTTGAGCTGTCTGAGGCTGTTGTATCCCCTGTCAAGCCAGCTCCAGTAAAACTAATGCGGCTTCAACACAGTGAGGGGGCTGCCGAGTGCCAGTATAATGTCGGCGTTATGCTTGATGGCAAAAACCACAGTAACATCAGTGGGGATGAGGAAACAGTTTTTTCAACATCCTCAAACTTAACTAAGTTCAGCAATCCACCTGCTatcctgaggaagaaaaagaggttaCGTGTTGGGCAGTCCCCGGTTGCTGATCTGAATGACGGCTTGTGTAACGATGCCGTCAATGTTGCACTAAAGCGGACGCCAGTGAAAACACTACCGTTTTCTCCATCACAG TTTTTCAACACTTGCTCTGGAAATGAACAATATAACTTTGAAAATCCTGCGTTTACATCAACTCCAATCTGTGGGCAGAAAGTTCTTATTACGACTCCTCTACACAAGGAAATGACACCACAagatcaaaaggaaaatgtggg TTTTAGAACTCCCACAATGAGAAGATCTCTTTTGGGTTCAACACCAAGGACACCaactccttttaaaaatgctttggctgctcaggaaaaaaaatatggtccCCTCAGACTCATG TCACAACCACTTGCCTTCTCGGAGGAAGACATTAGGGAAGTTTTGAAAGAGGAAACTGGAACAGATATATTTCCCAAGGAGGAAGATGACACTTTGTATAAAAACTGCAAGCAGGAG cacAACTTTTctaaaaaagtcagaaaatcaCTGGTCCTAGattcacaggaaaaagaagaggttGGGGCCCAGCGCTTGACAGAAGATAATAGTTTAGATGTACAG TCAAAAAATGCATATACCACATCTTTATTAATGACACCATTGTTGGAAATACAGGACAACAGATGTAACCTGTCATCAGAAAAGCAGGATACAGATccagcaaacaaagcaaatgcaGTAATTAAGAAGAAACTGAATGCATGTGCtacaaaaaatgtcaaaatggaGAAAGCTCTTCAG CCAAATCGTGACTGGGAGGCAGTTGTTTATGGAAAAACAGAAGACCAGCTTATCATGACAGAACAAGCAAGAAGGTATCTGAGCACATATACAGCTACCAACAGCAGTTCAAGGTCTCTGATACTGTGA
- the MYBL1 gene encoding myb-related protein A isoform X4, translating into MAERRRSEEDDDFQYMDHDYEVPQQKGLKKICSKVKWTREEVIELVQKYGPKRWSLIAKHLKGRIGKQCRERWHNHLNPEVKKSSWTEEEDRIIYEAHKRLGNRWAEIAKLLPGRTDNSIKNHWNSTMRRKVEQEGYLQSVIKSESASSAELQPQPCLTMEHLHTQNQFYVPVQTHIPAYQYASPEGSCLEHAPSSSNIVQQPFIDDDPDKEKKIKELELLLMSAENEIRRKQVSSQAGSLSCWSGNFIMEDCMPNTLSSLEEQTSDFYSMDETRITPVQQNSPPKYLGVEANRMLTPLQTIPEFAETLDLMEIDPVAWSDTCFELSEAVVSPVKPAPVKLMRLQHSEGAAECQYNVGVMLDGKNHSNISGDEETVFSTSSNLTKFSNPPAILRKKKRLRVGQSPVADLNDGLCNDAVNVALKRTPVKTLPFSPSQFFNTCSGNEQYNFENPAFTSTPICGQKVLITTPLHKEMTPQDQKENVGFRTPTMRRSLLGSTPRTPTPFKNALAAQEKKYGPLRLMSQPLAFSEEDIREVLKEETGTDIFPKEEDDTLYKNCKQEHNFSKKVRKSLVLDSQEKEEVGAQRLTEDNSLDVQSKNAYTTSLLMTPLLEIQDNRCNLSSEKQDTDPANKANAVIKKKLNACATKNVKMEKALQPNRDWEAVVYGKTEDQLIMTEQARRYLSTYTATNSSSRSLIL; encoded by the exons ATGGCGGAGAGACGGCGCAG TGAGGAAGATGATGACTTTCAATATATGGATCATGACTATGAAGTACCACAGCAAAAAGGTTTGAAGAAGATATGTAGCAAGGTGAAATGGACCCGTGAAGAG GTTATTGAATTAGTTCAGAAGTATGGTCCAAAGCGCTGGTCTCTAATTGCAAAACACCTGAAAGGAAGAATAGGCAAGCAATGCAGAGAAAGATGGCATAACCACCTCAATCCTGAGGTAAAAAAGTCTTCGTGGACAGAAGAAGAAGACAGAATAATCTATGAAGCTCACAAGCGTTTGGGAAACCGATGGGCTGAAATAGCAAAACTTCTTCCTGGAAG gactgataattcaattaaaaatcacTGGAATTCAACAATGCGAAGAAAGGTGGAACAGGAAGGATATTTACAAAGCGTTATAAAATCTGAAAGTGCTAGTTCTGCTGAACTTCAGCCCCAGCCTTGTCTGACTATGGAGCACTTGCACACTCAGAATCAGTTTTATGTGCCTGTTCAGACACAT ATTCCAGCATATCAGTATGCCTCACCAGAAGGTAGCTGTCTAGAACATGCTCCATCTTCTTCCAACATAGTTCAG CAGCCATTTATTGATGATGATCCtgataaggaaaagaaaataaaggaacttGAATTGCTACTTATGTCAGCAGAGAatgaaatcagaagaaaacaagtgtCTTCT CAAGCTGGAAGCTTGTCTTGTTGGTCTGGAAATTTTATCATGGAGGATTGTATGCCTAATACACTAAGTAGCCTTGAGGAACAAACAAGTGATTTCTACAGCATGGATGAGACCCGCATCACACCTGTTCAGCAGAATTCACCACCTAAGTATTTGGGTGTAGAAGCAAATAGAATGTTAACACCTCTACAAACCATTCCAGAATTTGCAGAGACACTAGATCTTATGGAAATT GATCCAGTAGCATGGAGTGATACCTGTTTTGAGCTGTCTGAGGCTGTTGTATCCCCTGTCAAGCCAGCTCCAGTAAAACTAATGCGGCTTCAACACAGTGAGGGGGCTGCCGAGTGCCAGTATAATGTCGGCGTTATGCTTGATGGCAAAAACCACAGTAACATCAGTGGGGATGAGGAAACAGTTTTTTCAACATCCTCAAACTTAACTAAGTTCAGCAATCCACCTGCTatcctgaggaagaaaaagaggttaCGTGTTGGGCAGTCCCCGGTTGCTGATCTGAATGACGGCTTGTGTAACGATGCCGTCAATGTTGCACTAAAGCGGACGCCAGTGAAAACACTACCGTTTTCTCCATCACAG TTTTTCAACACTTGCTCTGGAAATGAACAATATAACTTTGAAAATCCTGCGTTTACATCAACTCCAATCTGTGGGCAGAAAGTTCTTATTACGACTCCTCTACACAAGGAAATGACACCACAagatcaaaaggaaaatgtggg TTTTAGAACTCCCACAATGAGAAGATCTCTTTTGGGTTCAACACCAAGGACACCaactccttttaaaaatgctttggctgctcaggaaaaaaaatatggtccCCTCAGACTCATG TCACAACCACTTGCCTTCTCGGAGGAAGACATTAGGGAAGTTTTGAAAGAGGAAACTGGAACAGATATATTTCCCAAGGAGGAAGATGACACTTTGTATAAAAACTGCAAGCAGGAG cacAACTTTTctaaaaaagtcagaaaatcaCTGGTCCTAGattcacaggaaaaagaagaggttGGGGCCCAGCGCTTGACAGAAGATAATAGTTTAGATGTACAG TCAAAAAATGCATATACCACATCTTTATTAATGACACCATTGTTGGAAATACAGGACAACAGATGTAACCTGTCATCAGAAAAGCAGGATACAGATccagcaaacaaagcaaatgcaGTAATTAAGAAGAAACTGAATGCATGTGCtacaaaaaatgtcaaaatggaGAAAGCTCTTCAG CCAAATCGTGACTGGGAGGCAGTTGTTTATGGAAAAACAGAAGACCAGCTTATCATGACAGAACAAGCAAGAAGGTATCTGAGCACATATACAGCTACCAACAGCAGTTCAAGGTCTCTGATACTGTGA